A single genomic interval of Brevibacillus brevis harbors:
- a CDS encoding endospore germination permease — protein sequence MFPLAFVRASQNMHATWHILPLNRINPNTLQILLGVRDYFGGEIMKNGLSFTQIVVMLLLTNGLMNHVIVIPMMLDSAKRDSWISVLLAGLLYLLWTGLLYSVYKQTENKHLFQWMKQTYGFPLYFVLALLTCIYCFAIATMTMTDTITWINLSFAPETPLGVNTILFAVLCLVNALFGIRSIAITSSVLLPFVVLLGFFVMSTNFPNKDYSLLLPIMENGMPPVLKGMMYAGTGFVELLLFLFLKHHLQSKVPYYQLFILAFVMIGLTFGPTLGAIVEFGPDKAGKLRYPAYEEWRLANIGLYIEHLDFLSIYQWFSGAFTRISLSLLLIVEILMIPYGKKRTWWLIGLFFFSSALSLYPMSAIQYYSLLSKQIMPSLLVLALSLSVVFALLTAFAPRRKQHEES from the coding sequence ATGTTTCCATTAGCGTTCGTGAGAGCTTCCCAAAATATGCATGCGACTTGGCACATTCTGCCGCTGAATCGAATAAATCCCAACACCCTGCAAATACTGTTGGGAGTACGAGATTACTTTGGCGGGGAAATCATGAAAAACGGATTATCTTTTACACAAATCGTCGTCATGCTGCTTTTAACCAACGGATTGATGAACCATGTCATCGTCATTCCGATGATGCTAGATTCGGCAAAAAGAGACTCCTGGATCTCGGTTTTGTTAGCTGGGCTGCTTTACTTGTTGTGGACTGGTTTGCTCTATTCGGTCTATAAACAAACTGAGAATAAGCATCTGTTCCAGTGGATGAAACAGACTTACGGCTTCCCTCTGTATTTTGTTTTGGCGCTGCTGACATGTATCTACTGCTTCGCAATCGCCACCATGACGATGACTGATACGATTACCTGGATCAATTTATCGTTTGCTCCAGAAACACCTCTGGGGGTAAATACGATTTTGTTTGCAGTCCTGTGTCTCGTAAATGCCCTGTTTGGAATCCGCTCTATCGCCATTACCTCATCTGTCCTTTTGCCATTCGTCGTGCTCTTAGGATTTTTCGTCATGTCTACCAACTTTCCAAACAAGGATTACAGTCTTCTCCTCCCCATCATGGAAAATGGGATGCCCCCTGTGTTAAAAGGAATGATGTATGCGGGCACTGGCTTTGTCGAGCTGCTCCTCTTTTTATTTTTGAAACACCATCTACAATCCAAAGTGCCGTACTATCAACTATTCATCCTGGCGTTTGTCATGATTGGCCTTACATTCGGGCCAACCCTAGGGGCGATCGTAGAATTCGGTCCTGATAAAGCCGGAAAATTGCGCTATCCTGCCTATGAAGAATGGCGACTTGCCAATATCGGCCTGTATATCGAGCATCTCGATTTCCTGAGCATATACCAATGGTTTAGCGGTGCCTTTACGCGAATTTCTCTATCGCTTTTGCTCATTGTAGAGATCCTGATGATTCCTTATGGCAAGAAGCGGACTTGGTGGTTGATCGGGCTCTTTTTCTTCTCTTCTGCCCTCTCCCTCTACCCGATGAGTGCGATTCAATATTACAGCCTTTTATCGAAACAGATTATGCCTAGTCTGTTGGTATTGGCCCTGTCTCTTTCCGTCGTTTTCGCTCTCTTGACAGCCTTCGCCCCTAGGAGGAAACAACATGAAGAATCGTAG
- a CDS encoding spore germination protein, with protein sequence MKNRRFAKVKGYTPASAVKELPSISVQAFQDLFEDCNDVCIDTHTLIPGRSPTRVHFIYADCICDLDHISEYLMPQLIQLFVNEDILHAEELFEKRLFFMNELAQPTNVDWICRHVFSGNLLLVFEDFQAVYYVETGNPPRREPEETNTDASISGPRDGFTEEMNTNLGLIRKRLRTHQLKFVPYIIGSHTHTRVGLLYLQDQIDPPLLKEIQDRMNALDSKGIISGMQVEERLSRSPFTLLPEFQYTGRPDYVVNALLKGRFAVLVDGSPISLIGPVNFFMLLNAAEDSSSSVFSVVFVRILRLACVIIALFLPGFWVGLITYHQEQLPYTLIATIVKSRQGVPLPAALEVLLMVLLFDLFKEAGLRLPLSIGQTLSVVGGLIVGQAAISAGLTSTGSLVIVALSVMATFTLSNQHIVSSVTLFRFGILLLCSLLGMFGFMMSLLAMVLFFSNMRSFGVYYLSPLAPTSWPDLYKTLLRTPWRKVEKSPEFLHNPEKRKGS encoded by the coding sequence ATGAAGAATCGTAGGTTTGCCAAGGTCAAAGGGTATACGCCAGCATCAGCTGTTAAAGAATTACCCTCGATTTCTGTACAAGCGTTTCAAGATTTGTTTGAAGACTGTAATGACGTATGCATAGATACACACACGCTGATCCCAGGACGCTCTCCCACTCGTGTGCATTTTATCTACGCCGACTGTATTTGCGATTTAGATCACATCAGTGAGTACTTGATGCCGCAGCTCATTCAACTTTTTGTCAACGAAGACATTCTCCATGCAGAAGAGTTATTTGAGAAACGGCTCTTTTTCATGAATGAGCTGGCGCAGCCGACGAATGTCGATTGGATATGCAGGCACGTTTTTTCCGGAAATTTATTGCTGGTGTTTGAAGACTTTCAAGCAGTCTATTATGTGGAGACTGGCAATCCTCCCAGGCGCGAACCCGAGGAAACGAATACAGACGCCTCGATTAGCGGCCCCCGAGATGGCTTTACAGAAGAAATGAATACGAATCTGGGACTCATCCGCAAAAGGCTGCGGACGCATCAATTAAAATTCGTCCCGTATATCATCGGCAGCCACACGCATACGCGTGTTGGTTTGTTGTATTTGCAGGACCAAATCGATCCGCCGTTGTTGAAAGAAATTCAAGACAGAATGAACGCTCTTGATAGCAAAGGCATCATTAGCGGTATGCAAGTAGAAGAAAGATTATCTCGATCACCCTTTACTCTTTTGCCAGAGTTTCAATACACGGGAAGACCCGATTATGTGGTAAATGCCCTGTTAAAGGGACGATTTGCCGTTTTGGTCGATGGCTCTCCCATTTCGCTTATTGGTCCTGTAAACTTTTTCATGCTGCTAAACGCTGCTGAAGATAGCAGCTCCTCTGTTTTTTCCGTCGTATTTGTTCGGATTCTACGACTCGCCTGTGTCATCATCGCCCTTTTTTTACCCGGCTTTTGGGTAGGACTCATTACATATCATCAGGAACAGCTTCCCTATACACTCATTGCTACCATCGTCAAATCGAGACAAGGTGTTCCATTGCCGGCTGCCTTGGAGGTTTTGCTCATGGTGCTCTTGTTTGATCTATTCAAGGAGGCTGGTTTGCGCCTTCCTCTGTCCATCGGTCAAACACTATCTGTTGTAGGAGGCCTGATCGTCGGACAGGCAGCGATATCGGCTGGTTTAACCTCCACAGGGAGTCTTGTCATTGTCGCGCTTTCCGTAATGGCTACCTTTACGTTATCCAATCAGCATATCGTCTCGTCAGTCACACTGTTTCGGTTCGGGATATTGCTCTTATGCTCGCTTCTCGGGATGTTTGGCTTCATGATGTCGCTTCTCGCAATGGTTCTGTTCTTTTCCAACATGCGCTCTTTTGGCGTGTACTATTTGTCTCCACTTGCCCCGACCTCATGGCCTGATTTGTATAAAACGCTGCTCCGCACACCATGGCGCAAAGTGGAGAAAAGTCCTGAGTTCCTGCATAATCCTGAAAAAAGGAAGGGCTCCTGA
- a CDS encoding Ger(x)C family spore germination protein: protein MAHIRAIAVLLLLPLLLSGCWNAREIENLLYVNALGVDYVDNKFEVYAQILSFSTIAKQEAGGERSASGVAIAKGVGDSFVSALFSLYPTNQEQMTWSHIRSLVLSEQVLKHQHLDQVIDELDRFYEFRYTIWTYATKDPLMDILTPKQVFNQPVIYSQLSNPQDLHKQNSVIYPMKLFQFVSKRDEPNKVVYLPMLSINRKTWTEDNKPLPQLKTTGACMLQNKEVKGCWPRSELLGLRWLDEHTNRSLLTVKKGKQPLANLVLQKPKVKIQPLLRDNQVAFQIDVELLGFIPQYQHISPVREIEKEAAKKIEEEIRGLYEKGRKQQMDTLQLGHTLYRKYPQEWKRMQQNGALPLQPSSLGAVNVKVTIHDGGISKVKQVR from the coding sequence ATGGCTCACATCCGAGCAATAGCTGTCCTCCTCCTCCTTCCACTCCTGCTAAGTGGCTGCTGGAACGCGCGTGAAATTGAGAATCTGCTTTATGTCAATGCGCTTGGGGTCGATTATGTGGACAATAAGTTCGAGGTATACGCCCAAATATTGAGCTTCTCTACCATCGCCAAACAAGAAGCGGGAGGAGAACGGTCTGCGAGTGGGGTCGCCATTGCAAAAGGGGTCGGCGATTCTTTTGTGAGCGCCCTCTTTAGTCTCTATCCCACGAATCAGGAGCAAATGACTTGGAGTCATATTCGCTCTCTGGTTCTCAGTGAACAAGTACTGAAACACCAGCATCTCGATCAGGTCATCGATGAGCTTGATCGGTTTTACGAATTTCGCTACACAATCTGGACGTATGCGACCAAAGATCCACTGATGGATATTCTTACGCCCAAGCAAGTATTCAACCAGCCTGTCATTTACTCGCAATTGTCCAATCCACAGGATCTTCACAAGCAAAACTCCGTGATATACCCGATGAAGCTATTTCAATTTGTCAGTAAAAGAGATGAGCCCAACAAGGTCGTCTATTTGCCAATGCTCTCTATTAACAGGAAGACCTGGACAGAGGACAACAAACCTTTACCCCAGCTTAAAACAACGGGTGCCTGCATGCTGCAAAACAAGGAGGTCAAGGGATGCTGGCCGCGCTCTGAACTGCTCGGATTGCGCTGGTTAGACGAACATACCAACCGATCGTTACTGACCGTAAAAAAAGGCAAGCAACCTCTCGCAAACCTTGTCCTGCAAAAACCAAAAGTAAAGATACAGCCGCTGTTGCGAGACAATCAAGTCGCGTTTCAGATTGATGTGGAGCTGCTAGGTTTCATACCACAATATCAGCACATAAGCCCCGTTCGGGAAATCGAAAAAGAAGCCGCGAAAAAAATTGAAGAGGAGATTCGGGGGCTGTACGAAAAAGGTCGGAAGCAGCAGATGGACACGCTTCAGCTCGGTCACACCCTTTATCGGAAATATCCGCAAGAATGGAAACGAATGCAGCAAAATGGAGCACTACCGCTTCAGCCTTCTTCTCTGGGAGCGGTGAACGTCAAAGTGACAATTCACGATGGCGGGATTTCGAAGGTGAAGCAAGTGCGTTAA
- a CDS encoding acyl-CoA dehydrogenase family protein yields the protein MAETKDLIRGGSFLIDAGSADDVFVPEEYTEEQKMIAKTTEDFVNNEVRPHLEELENHQFDISVRLLKEAGELGLLAGDVPEKYEGLGLDKVSTALVTEKFSLARGFALSYGAHVGIGSLPIVYFGNEEQKQRYLPDLASGKRIAAYCLTEPGSGSDALGAKTTATLSADGTHYILNGEKQWITNAGFADVFIVYAKIDGEKFTAFIVERTFPGVSFGPEEKKMGIKCSSTRTVILQDVPVPVDNLLGEPGRGHVIAFNILNVGRYKLAVGAVGSAKKAVELATNYAKERKQFKTPIANFTLIKNKLANMAVKTYAAESSVYRTVGLFDTALTRLGEKADDGAEVAKAIADYAIECSINKVFATEVLDYCVDEGVQIHGGYGFMSEYEIENMYRDSRINRIFEGTNEINRMLIPDTLVKKAMKGELPLLQAASSLQADLMSYYPEEIEDAPLAMEKHLINITRKIILMVAGSAMMKYQQAMSKEQELLAFAADMLIELYAMDSIVKRTEKAMAANGLEAEQQKLEMTAVYVHEAFDRIEGWAKEALAAMEEGDELRLRLSILKKLTRRTPINTVALKRSIADRVIEAGAYVV from the coding sequence ATGGCAGAAACAAAAGATTTGATCCGCGGTGGAAGCTTTTTGATCGATGCAGGTTCAGCTGATGATGTATTCGTGCCAGAAGAATACACCGAAGAGCAAAAGATGATTGCCAAAACGACGGAGGATTTCGTCAACAATGAAGTTCGTCCTCATTTGGAAGAGCTTGAAAACCACCAATTTGATATTTCGGTTCGTCTGCTGAAGGAAGCAGGGGAGCTCGGTCTATTGGCTGGAGACGTTCCGGAGAAATACGAGGGACTAGGGCTGGATAAAGTCAGCACGGCACTCGTAACAGAGAAGTTCTCGCTGGCTCGCGGCTTTGCGCTCAGCTACGGCGCCCATGTCGGGATCGGTTCACTGCCGATCGTGTACTTTGGAAACGAGGAGCAAAAACAGCGCTACCTGCCTGATCTGGCGTCTGGAAAACGAATCGCTGCCTACTGCCTGACAGAGCCAGGCTCTGGCTCAGATGCGCTGGGTGCGAAAACGACAGCGACTCTCTCCGCAGATGGCACGCACTATATTCTCAATGGAGAGAAGCAATGGATCACAAACGCTGGCTTTGCTGATGTATTTATCGTATACGCGAAAATTGATGGCGAGAAATTTACTGCCTTTATCGTCGAGCGTACATTCCCAGGTGTTTCGTTTGGACCGGAAGAGAAGAAGATGGGGATCAAATGCTCCTCGACACGCACGGTCATTTTGCAAGATGTACCTGTGCCGGTAGACAATTTGCTCGGTGAGCCTGGAAGAGGTCACGTGATCGCGTTCAACATTTTGAACGTGGGTCGTTACAAGCTCGCGGTAGGCGCAGTCGGCTCCGCGAAAAAAGCGGTGGAACTCGCGACGAACTACGCAAAAGAGCGCAAGCAGTTCAAAACGCCAATTGCCAACTTTACCTTAATCAAAAACAAACTGGCGAACATGGCAGTGAAAACGTATGCGGCTGAAAGCTCCGTCTATCGGACAGTGGGTCTGTTCGATACAGCGCTGACTCGTTTGGGTGAAAAAGCGGATGATGGCGCGGAAGTTGCGAAAGCGATTGCTGATTATGCAATCGAATGCTCGATCAATAAAGTATTTGCCACTGAGGTTCTGGATTACTGCGTGGACGAAGGTGTGCAAATCCACGGTGGATACGGCTTTATGTCCGAGTATGAGATCGAGAACATGTACCGTGACTCGCGGATTAACCGCATTTTCGAAGGAACGAACGAAATCAACCGCATGCTCATCCCGGATACGCTCGTGAAAAAGGCGATGAAAGGCGAACTGCCGCTCCTGCAAGCAGCAAGCAGCCTGCAAGCAGATCTGATGAGCTATTATCCAGAAGAAATTGAAGATGCACCTTTGGCTATGGAAAAGCATCTGATCAACATCACGCGCAAAATCATTTTGATGGTGGCTGGTTCTGCGATGATGAAATACCAACAAGCGATGTCCAAAGAACAGGAACTCTTGGCATTCGCGGCTGACATGCTAATCGAGCTGTATGCAATGGACAGCATCGTGAAGCGGACAGAGAAAGCAATGGCGGCAAATGGCCTCGAAGCCGAGCAGCAAAAGCTGGAAATGACCGCTGTCTATGTACATGAGGCATTCGACCGTATCGAAGGCTGGGCAAAAGAAGCATTGGCGGCAATGGAAGAGGGCGACGAGCTTCGTCTGCGCCTCTCGATCCTGAAAAAGCTGACCCGCCGCACGCCGATCAACACGGTAGCACTGAAACGTTCAATTGCAGACCGCGTGATCGAAGCGGGAGCGTATGTGGTGTAG
- a CDS encoding acetyl-CoA C-acetyltransferase, whose amino-acid sequence MREAVIVAGARTAIGKSKKGSLKDFHPVDMGAAVVSDLLRRVPQLDPADIEDIIMGTAVPEAEQGMNMARLIGLRAGLPTNVSGITINRFCSSGLQTIAYAAQQIMVGSSDVVVAGGVESMSLVPMLGHKIALNPTLVETKPEAYMSMGHTAEEVAKRYNISREDQDAFALQSHQRATAAIASGKFQDEIVPLTVKQHFVDEAGKVHVQERVFDKDEGARSDTTMEALAKLRPVFHVQGSVTAGNSSQTSDGAAAVLVMSAEKAAELGVEPIAKFRSFTVGGVDPDVMGIGPVVAIPKALKLAGISLEDVDLFELNEAFASQSIAVIRELGLDPEKVNVNGGAIALGHPLGCSGAKLTVQLLNEMKRRGGKYGVVTMCIGGGMGAAGVFEMI is encoded by the coding sequence ATGAGAGAAGCAGTTATTGTCGCGGGTGCCCGCACCGCTATCGGTAAATCGAAAAAAGGAAGTCTCAAGGATTTTCACCCAGTCGATATGGGAGCCGCAGTTGTCAGCGACCTGTTGCGCCGCGTGCCACAGCTCGATCCGGCTGATATCGAGGATATCATCATGGGGACGGCTGTACCGGAAGCTGAGCAAGGCATGAATATGGCTCGCCTGATCGGACTGCGTGCCGGATTGCCGACAAATGTATCGGGAATCACGATCAATCGCTTTTGCTCCTCCGGTTTGCAGACGATTGCTTACGCTGCTCAGCAGATCATGGTTGGCAGCTCCGATGTGGTTGTCGCTGGCGGGGTGGAGAGCATGAGTCTGGTACCAATGCTCGGTCACAAAATCGCACTCAATCCGACTCTGGTAGAAACGAAGCCGGAAGCGTACATGAGTATGGGCCATACGGCTGAAGAAGTAGCGAAGAGGTACAACATTTCTCGTGAGGATCAGGATGCTTTTGCTCTGCAAAGCCATCAGCGTGCGACGGCTGCGATTGCTTCAGGGAAATTCCAGGATGAAATCGTACCTTTGACAGTCAAGCAGCATTTTGTCGATGAAGCTGGCAAGGTTCACGTTCAGGAACGTGTTTTCGACAAGGATGAAGGAGCGCGCTCGGACACCACGATGGAGGCACTCGCGAAGCTCAGGCCGGTCTTTCATGTGCAAGGTAGCGTAACAGCAGGAAACTCCTCGCAAACGAGCGATGGCGCGGCGGCAGTTCTCGTGATGTCTGCCGAAAAAGCAGCCGAGCTGGGTGTCGAGCCGATTGCCAAGTTCCGTTCCTTTACGGTTGGTGGCGTAGACCCTGATGTCATGGGGATTGGTCCGGTTGTCGCGATTCCAAAAGCATTGAAGCTGGCGGGAATCAGCTTGGAGGATGTCGATCTGTTTGAGTTAAACGAAGCGTTCGCTTCTCAATCGATTGCCGTCATTCGCGAGCTGGGACTCGATCCTGAAAAGGTCAATGTAAATGGTGGGGCAATCGCATTAGGGCATCCACTCGGTTGCAGTGGTGCCAAGCTGACCGTCCAGCTTTTGAATGAAATGAAGCGCAGAGGCGGCAAATACGGAGTCGTTACGATGTGTATCGGTGGTGGAATGGGAGCCGCTGGCGTTTTTGAAATGATCTAA
- a CDS encoding 3-hydroxyacyl-CoA dehydrogenase/enoyl-CoA hydratase family protein, whose product MERKIRKAAVLGSGVMGAGIAAHLANVGIPTYLLDIVPRELTADESTKGLSLSDSVVKNRIAQAGRDRLLKEKPAPLYDKKNIDLITVGNFEDHLSCLSEVDWIIEVVVENIEVKKSVFAMVEAHRKPGTIVSSNTSGVSINEMAEGRSDDFRKHFLGTHFFNPPRYLKLLELIPGLDTDPQVISFMKHFGEHVLGKGMVVCKDTPNFIANRIGTYGLQVSIHEMVRLGLGVDEVDALTGPVIGRPKSATFRTLDVVGLDTYVHVAGNVRNKSTDEQERSVFEVPEFVLQMVEKRWIGQKAGQGFFKQVKTEKGKEIMALSVDTLEYRPSVRPKFASLETAKTAKTLPEKLRALAYGKDKGSEFVWNVFKKVLLYSAEKAHEIADDIVSVDQAMKWGFGWEMGPFETWDAIGLEKSVAKMREENEKIPALVEELLASGKTSFYQKEQGKRSVFSIGGTYKDVEESKENINLAALKEQGKLIKKNAGAALVDLGDGVACLEFTSPHNALGMDVLQMASQAAEEVQKNFAGLVIGNQGKNFCVGMNLAMALMEAQDENWLELDMLVTNFHKTARALRYMHRPVVAAPFGMTLGGGVEVVYLADRVQVSAETYLGLVEVGVGLLPGGGGTKEMLFRAMENVPEGGSMPVDPFPFVAKAFEAIAMAKVSTSGQEAINLGYLRPTDRISVNADHLLYDAKQLVLKMDKEGYTPPAPRKIRVIGETGYANLRQNIYAMKKSGYISEHDELIASKVAYVMSGGNVPAGTEVTESYILELEKQAFLELIKTPKSQQRMQHMLTKNKPLRN is encoded by the coding sequence ATGGAACGCAAAATTCGCAAGGCGGCAGTTCTCGGTTCAGGCGTTATGGGCGCCGGGATCGCAGCACATTTAGCCAACGTCGGTATTCCCACTTATTTACTGGACATCGTGCCGCGTGAATTGACAGCAGATGAGAGTACAAAAGGGCTTTCTTTGTCTGATAGCGTGGTGAAAAACCGGATCGCACAAGCGGGCCGTGACCGACTTTTGAAGGAGAAGCCGGCGCCGCTCTACGATAAAAAGAACATCGACCTGATTACAGTTGGTAACTTCGAAGACCATCTCTCTTGCTTGAGCGAGGTCGATTGGATTATTGAGGTCGTTGTCGAGAACATCGAGGTGAAGAAAAGCGTCTTCGCTATGGTAGAAGCGCATCGCAAGCCAGGGACAATCGTGTCTTCCAATACGTCTGGGGTTTCCATAAACGAAATGGCAGAGGGACGCTCTGATGACTTCCGCAAGCATTTCCTCGGCACACACTTTTTTAACCCACCACGCTACTTGAAGCTGTTGGAGCTGATCCCAGGTCTAGATACAGATCCGCAAGTCATCTCTTTCATGAAGCATTTTGGTGAGCATGTGCTCGGAAAAGGAATGGTTGTTTGCAAGGATACACCTAACTTCATTGCCAATCGCATCGGTACATATGGATTGCAGGTTTCGATCCACGAAATGGTGCGACTGGGGCTTGGGGTAGATGAGGTAGATGCGTTGACAGGTCCGGTCATCGGCCGTCCGAAAAGCGCTACGTTCCGCACACTCGATGTCGTCGGACTGGATACGTACGTGCATGTGGCGGGTAATGTCAGGAACAAAAGCACGGATGAGCAGGAGCGCTCGGTTTTCGAAGTACCGGAGTTCGTTCTGCAAATGGTGGAGAAAAGATGGATCGGGCAAAAGGCTGGTCAAGGCTTTTTCAAGCAGGTGAAGACAGAGAAAGGCAAAGAGATTATGGCACTGTCGGTTGACACGCTGGAATATCGTCCAAGTGTGAGGCCGAAGTTCGCTTCCCTCGAAACAGCCAAAACAGCCAAGACATTGCCTGAGAAGTTGAGAGCGCTCGCATACGGCAAGGACAAGGGCAGTGAGTTTGTCTGGAATGTTTTCAAAAAGGTACTGCTGTACTCTGCTGAAAAAGCTCATGAGATCGCAGACGATATCGTCTCTGTTGATCAGGCCATGAAGTGGGGCTTCGGCTGGGAGATGGGGCCGTTCGAAACATGGGATGCCATTGGTCTCGAAAAGTCAGTGGCAAAAATGCGTGAGGAAAACGAGAAGATTCCGGCACTTGTCGAAGAGCTGCTCGCGAGTGGGAAAACCTCCTTTTATCAAAAAGAGCAAGGGAAGCGCAGCGTGTTTTCCATCGGAGGCACCTACAAGGACGTTGAAGAGAGTAAAGAAAACATCAACTTGGCTGCACTTAAGGAACAAGGCAAGCTGATCAAGAAAAATGCGGGTGCCGCCTTGGTCGATTTGGGCGATGGAGTTGCATGTCTGGAATTTACCTCCCCGCACAATGCACTTGGGATGGATGTCTTGCAGATGGCAAGTCAGGCCGCAGAGGAAGTGCAGAAGAATTTCGCCGGTCTGGTTATCGGTAATCAAGGCAAAAACTTCTGCGTCGGGATGAATCTCGCAATGGCATTGATGGAAGCACAGGATGAGAATTGGCTGGAGCTCGACATGCTCGTCACGAACTTCCACAAAACAGCACGGGCACTGCGCTACATGCATCGTCCAGTCGTCGCAGCACCGTTTGGCATGACGCTGGGCGGCGGTGTTGAGGTGGTCTATCTCGCGGATCGTGTACAGGTTTCGGCAGAGACGTACCTTGGACTGGTTGAGGTGGGAGTAGGGCTTCTGCCAGGTGGCGGAGGAACGAAGGAGATGCTGTTCCGAGCAATGGAAAACGTTCCAGAGGGAGGCAGCATGCCAGTTGATCCGTTCCCATTCGTTGCGAAGGCGTTTGAAGCCATTGCCATGGCAAAGGTATCTACGAGCGGTCAGGAAGCCATCAATCTGGGGTACCTGCGACCGACCGACCGCATCAGCGTGAATGCTGATCATTTGTTGTACGATGCGAAGCAGCTAGTGCTCAAGATGGATAAAGAGGGCTACACGCCGCCAGCGCCACGCAAAATTCGCGTCATCGGAGAAACGGGTTATGCGAACCTGCGCCAAAATATTTACGCCATGAAGAAGAGTGGATATATTTCCGAGCATGATGAGCTGATCGCAAGCAAAGTTGCCTATGTCATGTCCGGTGGTAACGTGCCAGCGGGTACAGAAGTGACAGAGAGCTACATTCTGGAGCTGGAAAAGCAAGCGTTCCTCGAACTGATCAAGACGCCGAAAAGCCAGCAACGGATGCAGCACATGCTGACCAAAAACAAGCCTTTGCGTAACTAG
- a CDS encoding S-layer homology domain-containing protein, which yields MVKRFAIVFLLALLVVQSVFSGSANAAAPGMYTDIQGHWAREQINEMADLGIVKRKGYQPFYPNKPVTRGEALAMLNRVFETIYGPIEKPERKPNLDHRYLLRGEVDQLLSNLKTMMKIETDDLGKFDPGDRMLYYLYLAETGHLMKKQEKENPDWWMSSAGMQWPLTREEASLMLFHMLAPQKYRTANIKPQDTVSFFNSHYEWKRDRFYRDTYSPYPLAIREFNLFLTDKTFSPNKILTRAEYIVVMDRLIDYYRMDVASQFRGSSANQQHIAQVYLRAVNLAYETKNQKQLSALFTDDALKSMAKLEQVPTYNGPVKVSVKADENNSKTLWVIAHYVDPKNGDFQIEYRLEEDASNAYGRKITTLIYSQK from the coding sequence ATGGTAAAGCGTTTTGCTATCGTTTTTCTCTTGGCACTGCTAGTGGTGCAAAGCGTTTTTTCAGGGAGTGCGAATGCGGCTGCACCTGGCATGTATACAGACATACAGGGACATTGGGCGCGTGAGCAAATCAACGAAATGGCGGATCTGGGCATCGTAAAGAGGAAGGGATATCAGCCTTTTTACCCAAACAAGCCAGTTACTCGAGGCGAAGCTTTGGCTATGCTCAATCGCGTTTTTGAGACGATATATGGACCGATTGAAAAGCCAGAACGCAAGCCAAACCTGGATCACCGCTATCTACTCCGGGGGGAAGTAGATCAACTGCTGAGCAATCTAAAGACCATGATGAAAATCGAAACGGACGATTTGGGTAAGTTTGATCCAGGAGACCGGATGCTGTACTATCTATATTTGGCTGAAACCGGGCACCTGATGAAAAAGCAAGAGAAGGAAAATCCGGACTGGTGGATGTCCAGTGCCGGGATGCAGTGGCCATTGACGAGAGAAGAAGCCAGCTTGATGCTATTTCATATGCTGGCACCACAAAAATACCGTACAGCTAATATTAAACCACAAGATACAGTCTCTTTCTTTAACAGCCATTACGAATGGAAGCGCGACCGCTTCTATCGGGATACATATTCACCGTACCCGCTGGCGATCCGGGAATTCAATCTGTTTCTCACGGACAAGACCTTTTCTCCGAACAAGATTCTGACGCGTGCAGAATACATCGTTGTGATGGATCGACTGATTGATTATTACCGGATGGATGTAGCTTCGCAGTTCCGTGGTTCATCTGCGAATCAGCAGCACATCGCGCAGGTGTATTTACGAGCAGTGAATTTGGCGTACGAAACCAAAAATCAGAAGCAGTTGTCTGCGCTCTTTACAGACGATGCGCTCAAAAGTATGGCAAAGCTGGAGCAAGTGCCCACGTACAACGGACCGGTAAAAGTATCGGTCAAGGCTGACGAAAACAATTCGAAAACCCTCTGGGTGATTGCTCATTATGTAGACCCGAAAAACGGAGACTTCCAGATTGAATACCGATTGGAAGAAGACGCATCCAACGCTTATGGACGCAAGATCACCACGCTGATTTACTCGCAAAAATAG